The proteins below are encoded in one region of Juglans microcarpa x Juglans regia isolate MS1-56 chromosome 4D, Jm3101_v1.0, whole genome shotgun sequence:
- the LOC121261275 gene encoding DDB1- and CUL4-associated factor homolog 1 isoform X2, producing the protein MEENGHSSTNGRASHNVGRLGNLVRENDDFFELISSKFLSETRYPPSIQAAAARLLLSCSLTWTYPHVFEEAVLENIKNWVIDDTARFPREDHNCKGKEVSDYEMLKTYSTGILAVCLSSGGHVVEDVLTSGLSAKLMRYLRVRVLGEMSTSQKDAAHLTNGKIASGATCIRGRDEGKVRVRQAPETTYLDGSRIADERSLDDQSLERDQDRDIVLQGHGEECRINDGERPDAMDERVDAYEIDADGDNRRHSRELRDGKAKLEDFDENGRDDSSRRRANRGLARSRCKGRFNEGGPENEQALTSPGSGSRLGQGRSTRERSVSRHSDVKKLLDARKTFGRITSDALVVERDDNDDCFQECRVGNKDISDLVKKAVRAAEDEARTANAPAEAIKAAGDAAAEVVKSAAFEEFKATKDEEAAVLAASRTASTVIDAANSIEVSRSSSSINDNSLNLNYTETEISEDVEEYFILDSESLAQLREKYCIQCLEILGEYVEVLGPVLHEKGVDVCLALLQRSSRNKEESKAAILLPDVMKLICALAAHRKFAALFVDRGGMQKLVAVPRVAQTFFGLSSCLFTIGSLQGIMERVCALPSDVVHQVVELAIQLLECPQDQARKNAALFFAAAFVFRAVLDAFDAQDCLQKLLGLLNDAALVRSGVNTGALSLSSSGSFRNDRSPAEVLTSSEKQIAYHTCVALRQYFRAHLLLLVDSIRPNKNNRSTARNTPSVRAAYKPLDISNEAMDAVFLQLQKDRKLGPAFVRTRWPAVEKFLSFNGHFTLLELCQALPVERYLHDLLQYALGVLHIVTLVPNSRKMIVNATLSNNRVGIAVILDAANSASSYVDPEIIQPALNVLVNLVCPPPAISNKPPILAQGLHSVSAPTSYGSGMENRDRNTERNVSDRAVNMSSQSDPRERNGESSVVDRGNATGVGTQYISSTSQTPVPTATSGLVGDRRISLGAGAGCAGLATQLELGYRQAREAVRANNGIKVLLHLLQPRVYSPPAALDCLRALACRVLLGLARDDTIAHILTKLQVGKKLSELIRDSGGQTGGTEQGRWQAELSQAAIELIAIVTNSGRASTLAATDAATPTLRRIERAAIAAATPITYHSRELLLLIHEHLQASGLGATAATLLKEAQLTPLLFLAAPSSLVHQTSAPEVPSTQLHWPSGRATCGFLTEKSKLTAQNEDMSLKCDSTVSSSKKNPLAFSPIFGIHSRNQLQSHDCQSVSVRRIFSTSKQPSVPAIASENSSESLPKPNFDTESQCKTPIVLPMKRKLSELKDVGLVSSPGKRLNAGEQGLRSPVCPTPSSGRKSNLLTDNIGLSTPSSIVRDQHWQSMPIGGLAGYMDDNQHGNTHMGQATPSSQLGILNDPQPSSTEQLTLDSIVVQYLKHQHRQCPAPITTLPPLSLLHPHVCPEPKRSLDAPSNVTGRLGTREFKSIYGGVHGNRRDRQFVYSRFRPWRTCRDDAGALLTCIDFLGDSSRLAVGSHSGELKIFDSNSNNVLESCTSHQSPLTSVESYISGETQLVLSSSSQDVRLWDATSISGGPMHPFEGCKAARFSNSGSIFAALTVEPAPREILLYNIQTCQLESKLSDTSASSTGRGHVYSLIHFSPSDAMLLWNGVLWDRRVSGPVHRFDQFTDYGGGGFHPAGNEVIINSEVWDLRKFRLLRSVPSLDQMTVTFNARGDVIYAILRRNLEDVMSAVHTRRVKHPLFAAFRTVDAVNYSDIATIPVDRCVLDFATESTDSFVGLITMDDQEEMYSSGRVYEIGRRRPTDDDSDPDDAESEEEDEDDDDADVDPILGPDLDGDGESDADDLSNDDSVSELIDDDDDDDDGDFMLEGGTGLLEIVTEGDEDDEDSELLESFSSDDEDDFVGNGFGY; encoded by the exons ATGGAAGAGAATGGTCATTCATCCACTAACGGTCGTGCTTCACATAACGTTGGACGGCTTGGGAACCTAGTCCGG GAAAATGATGATTTCTTTGAATTGATATCTTCAAAGTTTTTATCAGAAACAAGATACCCACCCTCCATCCAGGCAGCTGCTGCAAGGCTTCTTTTAAGCTGCTCACTGACTTGGACT TATCCTCATGTTTTTGAAGAAGCCGTCTTAGAGAACATAAAAAATTGGGTGATTGATGACACTGCAAGATTTCCCCGTGAAGACCACAACTGCAAGGGCAAGGAGGTATCTGATTATGAAATGTTGAAGACTTATTCCACCGGAATTCTTGCCGTTTGTTTGTCTAG TGGTGGTCATGTAGTCGAAGATGTATTGACATCTGGATTGTCTGCCAAGCTTATGCGCTATCTTCGGGTGCGTGTCCTTGGAGAGATGAGTACAAGCCAGAAAGATGCTGCTCATTTAACAAATGGTAAGATTGCATCCGGTGCTACTTGCATAAGAGGTAGGGACGAAGGCAAGGTTAGGGTTCGGCAGGCTCCGGAAACAACTTATTTAGATGGTTCGAGGATAGCGGATGAGAGATCCTTAGATGACCAAAGTCTTGAAAGGGATCAGGATAGAGACATTGTTCTGCAAGGACATGGAGAAGAATGCAGGATAAATGATGGAGAAAGACCTGATGCAATGGATGAAAGGGTTGATGCCTATGAGATAGATGCTGATGGCGATAATAGGAGGCATAGTCGAGAATTACGTGATGGGAAGGCAaaattggaagattttgatgagAACGGTAGAGATGACTCTTCGAGGCGCAGAGCAAATCGTGGATTGGCAAGATCAAGATGCAAGGGAAGGTTCAATGAAGGTGGCCCTGAGAATGAACAGGCTTTAACCTCACCAGGATCTGGTAGTCGATTGGGACAGGGGCGGAGTACAAGAGAGAGGAGCGTCTCAAGGCATTCAGATGTGAAAAAATTACTAGATGCTAGAAAGACTTTTGGCAGGATTACTTCTGATGCTTTGGTTGTCGAAAGGGACGATAACGATGACTGCTTCCAGGAATGCAGAGTTGGAAATAAAGATATCTCCGATCTAGTAAAGAAAGCAGTTAGGGCTGCCGAAGATGAAGCAAGAACAGCCAATGCACCTGCAGAAGCTATCAAAGCAGCAGGTGATGCTGCTGCTGAAGTTGTCAAAAGTGCGGCTTTCGAG GAATTTAAAGCTACCAAAGATGAAGAAGCTGCAGTCTTGGCTGCTTCCAGAACTGCATCCACTGTTATTGATGCTGCTAATTCAATCGaggtttcaag GAGCTCTAGTAGCATCAATGATAATTCGCTGAATCTAAATTACACAGAGACAGAAATCAGTGAGGATGTGGAAGAATATTTCATCCTGGACTCTGAATCTCTTGCACAGCTGAGGGAAAAATACTGTATTCAATGCCTTGAGATACTTGGAGAATATGTTGAAGTTCTTGGGCCTGTACTTCATGAGAAGGGTGTTGATGTCTGCCTTGCATTGTTGCAACGGAGTTCCAGAAACAAGGAGGAATCAAAGGCTGCAATTCTTTTGCCTGATGTAATGAAGCTAATCTGCGCGTTGGCAGCTCACCGAAAATTTGCTGCATTATTTGTGGATCGGGGTGGCATGCAGAAACTGGTTGCTGTCCCTAGAGTTGCTCAAACCTTTTTTGGTCTTTCTTCCTGCCTGTTTACTATTGGTTCTCTCCAG GGAATAATGGAACGTGTGTGCGCTCTTCCCTCAGATGTTGTACACCAGGTGGTTGAGTTAGCTATCCAACTTCTTGAGTGCCCTCAGGACCAAGCTAGAAAAAATGCTGCCTTGTTTTTTGCTGCTGCATTTGTTTTCCGAGCAGTTCTTGATGCCTTTGATGCTCAGGACTGTTTACAAAAATTACTTGGGCTTCTAAATGATGCTGCGTTAGTTAGGTCTGGAGTAAATACTGGGGCGTTAAGTTTGTCCAGTTCAGGATCATTTCGAAATGATCGTTCACCTGCCGAAGTTCTGACATCATCAGAGAAGCAGATAGCTTATCATACCTGTGTTGCTTTACGGCAATATTTTAGAGCTCACCTTCTTCTGCTGGTGGATTCGATCCGTCCTAATAAAAACAATCGAAGTACGGCGCGGAATACTCCAAGTGTAAGGGCAGCCTACAAGCCACTTGATATCAGTAATGAAGCTATGGATGCTGTGTTTCTGCAGTTACAAAAGGATCGAAAGCTGGGTCCTGCATTTGTAAGAACTCGTTGGCCTGCAGTTGAGAAGTTCTTGAGCTTTAATGGACACTTTACCTTGTTGGAATTGTGTCAG GCCCTCCCTGTTGAGCGCTATTTGCACGATTTGCTTCAATATGCATTGGGTGTGCTGCATATTGTTACATTAGTACCCAACAGCCGCAAGATGATTGTAAATGCCACATTAAGCAATAATCGTGTTGGTATAGCAGTCATTTTGGATGCAGCAAATAGTGCTAGTAGTTATGTGGACCCAGAG ATCATCCAACCAGCACTAAATGTGTTAGTAAATCTTGTTTGTCCTCCACCTGCAATCAGCAATAAACCACCTATACTTGCACAAGGtctgcattctgtttctgctccaACCTCATATGGTTCTGGGATGGAGAATAGAGACAGAAACACAGAACGTAATGTCTCTGATCGAGCTGTTAACATGTCTAGCCAGAGTGATCCAAGGGAGCGGAATGGGGAATCTAGTGTGGTAGATAGGGGAAATGCCACAGGAGTTGGTACCCAGTACATCAGTAGCACTTCACAAACTCCTGTTCCCACAGCTACTTCAGGACTGGTTGGAGATCGTAGAATATCTTTAGGTGCTGGTGCAGGTTGTGCTGGCCTTGCTACCCAATTGGAACTAGGATATCGTCAAGCAAGAGAGGCTGTACGTGCAAACAATGGTATAAAGGTCCTACTTCATCTCCTCCAGCCACGTGTATATTCACCTCCTGCTGCCCTTGATTGTCTTCGCGCTCTAGCTTGCCGTGTTCTGCTTGGTCTAGCCAGAGATGATACAATTGCACATATATTGACAAAGCTTCAG GTTGGAAAAAAGCTATCAGAACTAATTCGAGATTCAGGAGGCCAGACAGGTGGAACTGAGCAAGGCAGGTGGCAAGCTGAACTTTCCCAGGCAGCAATTGAACTGATTGCA ATTGTGACAAATTCAGGGCGTGCAAGTACGTTAGCAGCTACTGATGCTGCTACCCCTACTTTGAGGCGCATAGAAAGAGCAGCTATAGCTGCTGCTACTCCGATTACTTACCATTCCAG GGAGCTTTTACTTCTAATCCATGAACACCTACAGGCGTCTGGTTTGGGTGCAACTGCTGCTACGCTATTAAAAGAGGCTCAGTTGACTCCTTTGCTGTTCTTGGCTGCTCCATCATCTCTTGTGCACCAAACCTCTGCACCAGAAGTCCCCTCTACACAGCTCCATTGGCCCTCTGGTCGAGCCACTTGTGGATTTCTCACTGAAAAATCTAAACTCACTGCACAGAATGAGGATATGAGCCTGAAGTGCGATTCAACTGTAtcttcttcaaagaaaaatcCACTGGCTTTCTCACCAATTTTTGGTATACACTCAAGAAATCAGTTGCAATCCCATGATTGCCAATCGGTATCTGTCAGGAGAATCTTCAGTACATCAAAGCAACCTTCTGTACCTGCAATTGCATCAGAAAATTCATCAGAGTCCTTGCCAAAACCTAATTTTGATACAGAATCTCAATGTAAGACTCCAATTGTATTGCCGATGAAGCGAAAATTATCAGAGTTGAAGGATGTGGGGTTGGTTTCATCCCCCGGAAAGCGACTTAACGCGGGTGAGCAAGGACTCCGGTCTCCAGTTTGTCCAACACCCAGTAGTGGCCGTAAAAGCAACCTGCTAACTGATAATATAGGACTGTCTACCCCAAGTTCTATTGTAAGAGATCAGCATTGGCAATCAATGCCAATTGGTGGCTTGGCAGGTTATATGGATGATAACCAACATGGCAACACCCATATGGGTCAGGCGACACCATCCTCACAACTTGGGATTTTAAATGATCCTCAGCCCAGCAGCACAGAGCAGTTAACTCTAGACTCTATTGTTGTTCAATATCTGAAGCACCAGCATCGCCAATGCCCGGCCCCTATAACCACTCTTCCGccactctctctcttgcatCCACATGTTTGTCCTGAACCTAAACGAAGTCTTGATGCCCCATCAAATGTAACAGGCAGACTTGGTACACGTGAGTTCAAAAGTATATATGGTGGGGTACATGGAAATCGCAGGGATCGCCAGTTTGTTTACAGCAGATTCAGACCTTGGAGAACTTGTCGGGATGATGCTGGGGCACTTTTGACATGCATTGATTTTCTTGGGGACTCCTCTCGTCTTGCAGTTGGCAGCCACTCTGGAGAGCTCAAAATTTTTGATTCCAACAGCAACAATGTGCTGGAGAGCTGCACAAGCCACCAGTCTCCTTTGACATCTGTTGAATCATATATTTCTGGTGAGACGCAGCTGGTGCTTTCATCGAGCTCCCAGGATGTAAGGTTGTGGGACGCAACTTCAATCTCAGGTGGACCAATGCATCCATTTGAAGGGTGTAAGGCTGCAAGGTTTAGCAATTCTGGTAGCATTTTTGCAGCCCTGACAGTAGAGCCTGCACCACGAGAAATTCTCCTCTACAATATCCAAACCTGCCAGCTGGAATCAAAGCTGTCAGACACATCTGCAAGTTCTACAGGTCGGGGGCATGTTTATTCTCTCATACACTTCAGCCCTTCAGATGCTATGTTGCTATGGAATGGGGTATTGTGGGATCGGCGGGTTTCTGGCCCTGTTCATCGCTTTGATCAGTTTACAGATTATGGAGGTGGTGGCTTTCATCCAGCTGGGAATGAG gTAATTATAAACTCAGAGGTCTGGGATCTCCGGAAGTTTAGGCTCCTCCGTAGTGTACCTTCATTGGATCAAATGACAGTAACTTTTAATGCACGCGGTGATGTGATTTATGCAATCCTTCGGAGAAATCTTGAGGATGTAATGTCTGCTGTTCACACACGTCGAGTCAAGCATCCTCTCTTTGCTGCTTTTCGCACGGTGGATGCAGTCAACTACTCTGACATTGCCACTATACCTGTAGATCGTTGTGTCCTTGACTTCGCAACAGAGTCAACAGATTCCTTTGTAGGGTTGATTACAATGGATGATCAAGAAGAGATGTACTCTTCAGGAAGAGTTTATGAAATTGGTCGCAGAAGGCCAACGGATGATGATTCAGATCCTGATGATGCTGAGagtgaggaggaagatgaggatgatgatgatgctgatGTAGACCCTATTCTAGGCCCAGATCTCGATGGGGATGGTGAAAGTGATGCAGATGACTTGAGTAACGATGATAGTGTTAGCGAACTGATTGACGacgacgatgatgatgatgatggggatTTCATGCTGGAGGGTGGAACAGGATTACTAGAGATTGTGACAGAGggtgatgaggatgatgaggatAGTGAATTGCTTGAATCTTTCAGtagtgatgatgaggatgatttTGTGGGTAATGGTTTTGGTTATTAA